The window AAGTCACATTTTCAAAGTGTAAACTTTTCATACTTTCCAGTGCCCATTCCCAGCTTTTGATTTTGGCCTCAAAAACTGAATTAACAGCTGCAAATGATCTTCTACTGTGAAGGACTACTTTACCATCATGATCTCTAACCACCCAGGAAGCACCAGATAAGCAGAACGATTTAGACCAGGAAAAGCCAATGTTACATTTTACTTCTCCCTGAAAAGGAGGTTGCCATTGCTCTTTCTGCTTTGATATAGACTTCAACGGGGATACATCCTGCTTATACACTGAGGACCAATCTCTAGTGACATCCAAAGCTCTGTACACTAAGACATCCGGAGCCAATATTACAccatcaaaaagaaaactatttcTATTCTTCCATAAATGCCATAGGATCCAAGCAAAGGCTGACTTAACTTCATCAATATAATCGATTCTCTTTTccaaaccaaaaagataatacatattttcaaaaatcgaTTTACCAAAGCCCAGATACGGAGATGGAATGTCAGAAAGGGCCCAGACTTGTCTTGCAAAGGGACAAAGGAAGAGGATGTGATTAATCGATTCAACCTCTGCATCACAAAACATACACCCATCAACATTCCTTATTGCTCTAGTTCTCAAACGTTCAACAACTGCAAGGGCACCATTAAGAGCTTTCCAAAGAAAAACTTGAATTTTTGGAGCAGTGTTCACATTCCAACAAGCTTGTAGAACCGGATTCGTGGATGGACGAGCTTCAGCGACACCCAAAATATCTTTCTTCTGCAGTCTAAACATCAAATCATATCCTGAGCTTACTGAATAAATACCATTTCTAGTTTCACCCCAACAATACGAATCATCAAACCCGATCCTGGGTTTTATCGCTTTAATGATATTGATCTCCGAGTGATGAAACaatgatcttaaaagaaaatcattcCATATTCCTGTATGATGGTTGAAAAGATCAACAACTCTAAGATTGATGTTCATTAAGGAGTGAATACCCATAGGCCTCATAGCTCTACTATCAAACAACCAATTGTCAATCCAGACCAAAGTGTTTTCCCCATTACCAATGACTCGTTTCAGCCCTTTAGAAAGTAATTGTCGACCAAATATAACACTTCTCCAACCATAAGAAGGATTTCTTCCTTTTGCGGCACTCAAAAATTCATCAGTCGCATAATACCtgcttttaaaaaatcttgagaAGAGGCAAGGCTTGATTGAAGATTTCCAGGTCCTTAAATCCAAAACCTCCAGCAGACTTTGGCAGAGTCATTTTTTCATAGCTTATccaatgaattttctttttatcttgaAAATTACTCCACCAATAATCCATCATTACAGAAATCATTTTCTTGATGATGCCCTTAGGAAGCTTATAGCACGACATTGCATAGACTGGAAGAGCCAaagctatatattttaaaagaacttCTTTACCTCCTTGCGACAGATTTTTTGCATACTAACCGGTTAGTCGAGAGTGGAGCCTATCCTTTATAAACCCCAACAATTGTTGTTTCGATCCACTTAAACATTCAGGAAGACCTAAATATTTTCCTGCACCACCTTCGAGATAGATCCCCAGATTCTCTTTTATCCAGTTCCAAtctaaattatttgatttagatcCAAACGTAATAGctgatttttctttattaatcaCATGACCAGACATCCATTCATACTTCTGCAAGCATCTTATCATCTCAGCACATTGAACTCTATTGGCTTTACAGAAGAACAGACTATCGTCTGCAAATAACAAGTGATTAATTTGTGGCCCAGAGTGATGAAACTGAATACCAGTGATATTGCCTGCCATTGTAGCTTGATCGAACAGATGAATCAAGGCTTCAATGCATAAGAcaaaaagaaagggagaaagagGATCTCCCTGTCTAATGCCTCTTTCAGGCTTGATTAATCCAACTGGCTCTCCATTTATTATTACTGAGTAACTCACAGAGGAGACACATCCCATAGTCCAAAAAATCCACCTATCATGAAACCCAAGAGCTTGTAGCATGTCTTTTAGAAAAATCCATTTGACCCTGTCATATGCTTTAGACATATCTGTTTTAACCATCATGAATTCTTGAGATATCAAAGGATGATTGTGGAGACTATGAGTAATTTCGTGTGCAATCAGAATATTGTCGGAGATCAATCTTTCTGATACAAAAGCAGCTTGTGTTGGAGAGACAATAGTTGGTAAATGCTTTTTCAATCGATGTACCAGGATTTTTGAGACAATCTTGTAGATCACAGAGCACAAACTGATAGGTCTAAGATCTGTCATCTTTGATGGAGCCTGGATCTTAGGGATGAGACACAAGTGAGTATGGTTCCAACCCTCAGGAATAATACCAGTATCAAAAAATTGTAGAACCTCACTGTTAACCTGGTCCTTTATAACATGccaatactttttaaaaaagaaaccagTTAAACCGTCATGGCCTGGAGCACTCTCATTGCTAATCGAAAATGCAGCCTGCTTTATCTCTGCTATGGTGATATTCCTTGAAAGGTCTTGGTTCATATTGTTTGATACTCTTGGTTGGAAGTTAAGGAGCAAATCACTAACCGGAGTAGGAGTCGAAGATTTAAACAAATCAGTGAAGTACTTAACTGCAACCTCTCCTTTTCCCAGCTCTGAGAATTGTTCTATTCCTTTATCATCTACCAGGAAAGGTAATGAGTTCTTTATTCTTGCAGCTTTCACTGATGCCTGAAAGAATTTAGTGTTTCTGTCCCCAAGAAGGAGCCATTTTTCTGTGCTTTTTTGTCTCCAATACACTTCTTCCTCTCGAAAAGCAATGGCCAATTCTCTTTTAATCACATTTATTCTCGTGAAACACGGATGTAAAGATGAATCTTGTGTTGCCAGCTCTTTTCGCAGTCTTTTGATTCTAATCTCTGAACTAGACCATGCTCTTTTCTTCCAACTTCCAATAGCCTTTCTGCAATTTTCAAATCTTATCATCACAGAACTATTGTTGCCGTAACCTTCTTATCATTCCAAGCTTTTTGAATTACTTCCATAAAAGAAGGATCTTTTGCCCACCttttgtcaaaccaaaattGGCTCTTATGAGGCTCTTTATGACATgaaaaattaaccaaaacagGTTTATGGTCTGATCCTAGCTTCTCAAGAAACTGTTGTCGACTActtggaaacaaagaaaaccaagCTGGGTTTCCGAAGCAACGATCAAGTTTGCACTGTATCCACTGTTTATCTCTAACTCCACCCCAAGTAAAACCATTTCCAGAGCTACCTAATTCAGTCATATCACAGCTTGCCAAAAGCTCTTGAAAAGGGTGAAAAGAAACGAGATCCCTTAATGGCCCTCCCAATTTATCTTTATTGGATAATATGGAGTTAAAGTCACCTATCATACACCAAGCTTCTGATCTAGATAAACCAAAATCAGTGATTTTATCTCAAACTGCAGATCTAAGGCCTGTAATTGGATTCCCATACACACAAGAAATGAACCACACTTTAGAACGACAAGAAACTTtcatatctataatatttttatcaacaaacaaaaacttgatATCTATACTGTCTTTCCAAAAAACTGCAAGTCCACCACTAGTTCCTACTGGTTCAACCGTTTTAAGGTTACTATAGCCTAACCAACCTTGAACCTTTTTCAAATAAACAGTTGAGTTCTTAGTCTCTATGAGGAAAAAGATATCAGGAAAATGAGCCTTTCTCATTTCCTTGAGATGAACAATTGTCCAAGAGTTCCCTAgcccttgacaattccagctcAAAATACCTATTGATCTTGCGGCAGTTCACCTGGAACCACCGTATTTGTGTCTCTCTGGAGACTTTTGGCCACACCATTCTCTTGTTCCTGAATTAGATTCTTCCCACTAATCTCCATCTGATTATCTAGAGATTTATCTTGAGTTTTCAGATTTTTCCCTTTTCGATCCTTAGTATTTTTTAACCATGATCTTGGTCTTTTAGCAGTGGGTAACTTCTGTTGCAACTTTTTTGAGGAGGAAGCCTCTAAACCATTCGAGTATAAGGCTGAGGGAGAGCAATAAAAAGAGTTACCTTGAGGCAAGCTTTGAAGAGGAGTTTCATAACTCGAGGTCTTCTGATTCATCACATCAAGTTTTGTTACATCAGCTAATAGTTTTGGTGATGAACATTCTGCAGTTGTAATATTTTTGCCACGAAGATCAATCTCCTTGTCTTTAGAGAAGGCTCTTGTAGAATCTTGAACTGCTCTTTGCGTTGTAGTTTTAAGTCTCGAGTTCTTCGGATTCAGCAGATCAGCTTTGATTGTATCAGCTAGAACATTTGTTGAGGAACAATCTCCAACTGTAATTTCTATCTGAGCAAAAGGACATCTACTTTTATCATGAGTCAGCTTTTGGCACTGAAAGCATCTTTTTCGAACTCTTTCATAATCAATACCAATCTTGACAAGTGACCCATTTGGAAGTTGAAGTTCTTTGAAATTTTTCAGCCCTTTTGAAATATCAAGTAAGATCCTAACCCGAACATAGTCCTTGCTTTGAGCCTCTTTCTCATCAAAAGGAACCTCTAGAACCTGACCAACACAACCAGCAATTTCTGTAATAGTCTCC is drawn from Camelina sativa cultivar DH55 chromosome 8, Cs, whole genome shotgun sequence and contains these coding sequences:
- the LOC109125861 gene encoding uncharacterized protein LOC109125861; the protein is MEKHLEQYLQDMSIEDEEDKPLVLSNLPQFYSSERNLRSLIGRFLNPDYQRMSNWILEMPRIWRLYDRVRGVALSRDRFQFIFKYDDDINEILKTGVWTQDDWGVVMERWVEDPPANYLMFLPVWIRLRNLPVNHYTKETITEIAGCVGQVLEVPFDEKEAQSKDYVRVRILLDISKGLKNFKELQLPNGSLVKIGIDYERVRKRCFQCQKLTHDKSRCPFAQIEITVGDCSSTNVLADTIKADLLNPKNSRLKTTTQRAVQDSTRAFSKDKEIDLRGKNITTAECSSPKLLADVTKLDVMNQKTSSYETPLQSLPQGNSFYCSPSALYSNGLEASSSKKLQQKLPTAKRPRSWLKNTKDRKGKNLKTQDKSLDNQMEISGKNLIQEQENGVAKSLQRDTNTVVPGELPQDQ